Genomic DNA from Hordeum vulgare subsp. vulgare chromosome 2H, MorexV3_pseudomolecules_assembly, whole genome shotgun sequence:
tctatgtTTGGTTCACTCGTGTATTTCAAGGTTTGCTCTTTATATATGTTTGTCATTTGACAATCTCAAGTTCCCAACTTTAAAATGAGAAACAAGGAGGCATGGAAGAAATTAGGCAACCAATGAGGCGGTATTTTGATCTCATCTCACATGTTTTATTATGTTATTTTTTTTAATTATATATcgttttattattatttatatatGCTTGTCGTATCGCCGTATTGTTGTTTTTGAAAATTGCAGTATCCCATATCGTCGTACCCGTATCTTTGTATCGGTGTCGCCGTATCGGTGCTTCGTAGGGAGCCACAACCCCATGTCAACACTGAAAGCACCATCGCAAGATGATATCAATGAGGCCACCTACGCCATCGCGATCCGAGACGGAAGCATAATGGTTGATGACTCTCTCCCTCCCCTACAACATGATGTACCAAGATATGGGGAAACCAACTCTCATATGTCCTGTGGTGATGTGGGAACCAACGCCACTGTGGCGAGGACGAGGCCAATTGTACTTATTCCATTACGTAGTTGCCTCCACTATATGGATGAACATCAAGGGTACCAAAACCTAACAAAGTATTTTAAAGTTGTTGATGAGTGTGAAAATCCACGGTATCTCCACCTCCTGGTGCAGAAACTGAAAGCGGGAGGTGAGAGGTCGTCATCCGCAAAGATATTAGGATATGTGCTCATTAGGATATTCTCGCATGACTTAGATAGGCCCAACTATCATCACTACCAGCTAGCCAATATAGCTAGCATGGTCCAAGCCAAGGTAACTCCCCCTTATTCCCCAAAGCTCAACTTAATAGTCACTTTTTTTCTGTTGAAGAACacattacaagctcttacttacaGGCACATACACGCACTCTTATGTATGCATAAGAATACCTTATCCTATCCTTTAGAGCACTTCCAAAACACCGATAGTAGATCTTCAGATTGATAGTCACCACAGATACGTTTTTATCAATGGGGTGTCGACTCTCATTAAAAGAATATTTCTTCTTTGTAAGACACAGGGAGACGAGGGTACAATCATCCTCCTAACCATCCATCATCCGATTCTTAGAAACAACTTAGGAAACAAAAAATAGACAAATATATCGATtgctagtactactagtactacaagAGATTAAATTTGGAGTTTAAATTTTGTgaaacaaaacaataattagtTTTTTTAGAGGAAAACACACACGCCAGAACGCTAGCTGAAGAACATCTTCGTGCAGCCCATGCCTGACAAACCGGCCCATTTCCAGCGACGGACAGGACTACATGCTTGACCAGCCTAAAAAAAAAACACTACATGCTTGACCATCTTCCACCTCCGCGCCTAACCAAGGGCAAGGCGACCGAGCCGTCCacctccgccgccgtcgccggcgAAATTGACCCCACCGTGCCATGGTACTTGCAGGTGTGCACCCTGACGCGCCTCCGAAGGCACCGGGAGGCCCTTGCGGTCCTACGCCATGCCGACCCTTCGCCGCCGCCGCACGCCCTGGCGCTGCCATCGGCGCTCATCTGCTGCGCCGCGCTCTCCCTACCCTCCGGCGTCGCGCAGGTACACGCGCTCGCCGCCAAACGCGGCCTCGTCCCTGCCTCCGACTCGTACATCCTCTCCGCGCTGCTCTCTTCCTACTGCCGCCTCGGCCTCCTTCCCTGCGCCCGCCAGCTACTCGACGAAATGCCCGCTGCGTCCACGCCCCCCGCCACCGTCCTCACCGCCTTCAACTCCCTCATCTCCGGATGCGCGCTCCACGCACTCACCCCTGCCTGCTTCGCGCTCTTCCGCCGCATGCGCGTGCACGTGGCCGGTCTTCGCTTCAACGCCGTCACGCTACTGGCGCTGCTCCCGGTCGCTCCTGCAACCGTCGTGCCGCAGCTCCAAGCCCTCGCTGCTCAGTCAGGACTCGCCTCCCGCACTACCGTGGCCAACTGCCTCATATCTGTGTACGGCCGCAGCAGCCCCACTCTTGCTCGGCAGGTTTTTGACGAGATGCCGCTggccactcgcgatctcgtctcgTGGACCGCCGTGCTCTCGGCCCACGCACAGGGTGGTCTGGCTGTGGACGCCCTCGAGCTCTACCGCCGCATGCGTGGCCACGGCGTGGAACCAGACGCTCTGACGCTGGTGGGCGTACTCTCCTCCTGCTCACACCTTGCCGCCCGTAGTGTTGGCCTGGACGTGGATCGGTACGTGCGGCAGAGACTGCCAGGGTTTCGTGCCAATGTGCAGCTTTGCAGTGCGCTTATCAACTTCCATGCGCGCTGCGGCAGCTTGCCCCAGGCGCAGCAGCTGTTCGACGAAATGCCCAGGAAGAGCATCGTGTCGTGGACGGCGCTGATCACCGGGTATGGCATGCATGGACACGGTGACATCGCCATCAATTTCTTCCAAAGGATGGTGTCACAAGGCATACGACCAGATAATGTCTCAATGGTCGCCCTCTTGTCGGCGTGCAGCCACGCCGGGAAGTATGAAGAGGGATGCAAGTACTTCTTTGCAATGGAGAGCACCTACAAACTGCGCCCTACGCTGGAGCACTACGCCTGCATGGTTGACCTCCTTGGACGGGCTGGCCGTCTCGAGGAGGCACGAGAGCTCATCTCGTCAATGCCGATGCCTGCCGACGGTTCTGTGTGGGGTGCTCTTCTTGGGGCGTGCAAGATACATAAAAATGTGGAGGCAGGGGAGGAGGCTTTCAAGCATGTTATTATGCTCGAACCGAGCAATGTTGGCTACTACGTGCTCATGGCTAACATGTACACTGACAGTGGACAACAGGATGGTGTCGCGAGGGTGCGGGCGATGATGAGGGAGCGTGGGCTGAAGAAGGAACCCGGTCGAACACAAGTGGTGAGATCATCTGTTAATGGACGACGACCACTCGCATCCACAGGCGAAGAGAATTTATGAGCTGTGATTGAACTTGAGCAGATGGTCAAGGAGAAGATGAATGTCACAGCAGGAATGAGGGAAAACTGAGTGCTTGACAAGAAGGTAGCTGCACCATTTGGTCGGCACTCACAGTGAGAAGCTCGCCGTACCATTCTCTCTGCTGAACACAGTGGATGTTGAGATTGtggtgatgatgaacctgagggtGTGTGGGGACTGCCACTCGTTGCTGAAGATGGCCTCTGCAATTGCCAACCGGGTGTTTCTCGTCAGGGATTCGAGCTGCTTTCATCGCTTCGAAGTTGGAGCATGCCCCTGCCAAGATTACTGGCGAAGAAATTGGATTGAGTCCTCATTGTGAAGGATGCTTAATGCTCCATGCAAGTGGTTCAATGGCTGATAACTAGTAATTGTCGAGGACCCTGATTTCAGAGGTGTGACAAGTGCAGATTTTAACCAGAGGTGGTTCAGAGTACGCCAGAAACACCCGAGTTCTATAATAGTTTGGCATCGTTCAGTTCAGTTCAGTTTAGTGGTGTAggttttgatgaagaagataaACTGCAATTGCATACAGATGTTATAGAAGTGGTGGAAAGTTCATTCAAACATGGAACTAAATGTTTTCGTACTCGCGGGTGTGGGCTGATACATTACCAGCTTACAGTTAATATATGTCGTGCTGCAAATAAGAAGATAAAGGATAGCCTTTGTCATTGCAAGTGCAACCGTTAGGTAAGAAGATAAAAGACATTGAATTTATGTTGTGCTGAGAAGATCATGCCATTGTTTTGATACGGAGCAAAATTTATTTGAGTTCAATTTGTGTTGGGCTTGGATGCAAAAGGACAGGTCAGTGAGGTAGGCGAGTAGGCGGTGTTGGGGCTGCTCACCTGTTAAGTAGCATGCAGATCCAATCCGTTGATGTATATCACCAGTGACAGTGTCATGCCCGTCTTTATCAAACTATGTTCTTTTTCTTCCATAAAAAACACTATTTTTTTTTCTACTTCTAAAGGCTCAATTGGTAGGATCGCATCCACTTTTTTTTTGTCCCCCACTTTTGTCTTTTTTTTCCTCTGTCTCCCCTCCCACCACCATCTCCCACCCTCGTCCATGGTTTATTTGTGTTTCTACTATTTTATAATCTAACTTcctaacttattcaaatcaaccgATCACTTTCATTAGTACAATTTGTTTTTGAAAACAAATAACTGATTttcagaaaacaaataaaaaaattaatCTAACTTTTCTAACTTATGCAAATGAATCGATACCTTTCATTAGTACAATTTGTTTTAGAAAATAAATGACAGATTTTCAAAAAACAAATAACGAATTTTAAGGAAATTAACATCTAAATCATGACAAATAAATCTCGACTCTAAAGTGGTAGTCCGTAGGTTGTTCGTTCCTATCCCCATCATCAATTGAAACATTTACCAGCCCCTACCGATTCTTCTTCCCTCTTTCGTGGTTTTTTTAACCAATCTACCCAATCCTCCGAGCGTACACAAAACAGTTGATGACATCTAGGGTACGCGCATCCCTCCTCGCCAGCAACTCCTCTCTCGATCCAACTTCTTCCTCAATCTTTTTCTAGGGCGCGGTTGTGGGATAACGCGACCGCTGCCATTGTGGAACGAGGTTTCCCAGCCTCCGTCGCACAATGTTTTGCTCCTCCGTCGACCTTCAAGACCGCCATCGCTGTCGCCCCTCCACCCCACTTGCCCCCTTCGCCGACCGGTGACCGACATCGAGAGAGTCGATCATGGCCTGGTCGAGGACCGCGACTCGTGGGATTCCGCCCCCGCCACCATTGTGGAACCCCGGGGCAGGGCATGGCCACAGCCGTGGCACGGGCATAAAGGAGCGTCGCAAGGGCATGCGATGGAGCGAGGAGGAGCCGAGGTATACCACTCCATTTGTCCTGGATCTGGTTGTTTAAAATTGGATTCTATTCATTTTCTCTTTTCTGTATCTGGTTGTGAGAGACGTGCCGTCGTGGAGATTTTGATACTTGTTGGCATTTGTGCTTTCCGGctaatgtgtgtgtgtggatgttgcTGGTTGTTACTGTTATAGTGTGTTCTCACCACCATCGATGGCACATAATACTCCTTAGTTTTCTTAGGatcgtgtgagccatgatcttTAGTTTTCTTAAGatcgtgtgagccatgatcttCATGCCTGTTAGGGTTTACATGACCCCCGTGTACAATGGTATTTGGATGTTAAACTATCACATGTTTGTGCATATGCATTAGCTATTAAGGAGAGGATTGTtgttcccctttgccgtccgcctaggGATCACACACACGACAAAGGTTTGGGCGGACGACAATGAGgccgcagatggcaaaggtgacgGCTTGAGCTGCGGCGACTCTTTGCCGTGTGTGTGGACCATCTTTGCTTTTAGCTATTTCTTTGTCGTTTGCGTGGTCCATTTTTGtcatccgccagcagacggcaaagaatgcaCTGATGACAAagtgtatctttgccatcagccaattatttgtcgtttgttttccgacagctgacggcaaagagtctctttgccatcagccaacagacgacaaagatcagACAGATGGCAAATTCCCTGATTTATGTAGTGCTTGACATATCTAACATATCCGAAAatactatttagctccaaaagagtGGTTGGAGAAACTAAACCCCCTTCCTCCCAATATGTCAGGACTAAGTGAGCTACCCCAATCAATCTCCTAATCGACCAAATTCACGCGGGACAAAAATTCCATTTCCAACTATTTCAAACTCAAGTCACGATTCACCGCAGTTGGCTTATCTTTGGCCACGCCGCTCGCTGCCGCATCCCAATCCGCCTCCATTGCCTCATCCCTACCTTTCTTGGTTTCTTGCCACCAACGGAATCACCTCACATCCTGGTCCACAAGCACTTTCTTAAGGAAGTATGGAGTCGTGGAACGGGCCGCCGATGGTCACCGCCCGAGCTACGTGTTGCATAATGTTCGTGCCCCCACTTCTAAGTAGTCATCGAGGATAACCTCACTCGACCCGATGTCCTTCATTGTCATGCCACGCTCGCCACCACCGCCTTCTGACCATAGAAATGTCAAGCTCCCGTATCATGCGAGGGAGCACATGCGAGGGCAGCAATTGATGTTCATACCTTTGGACCTTAACCTACCTCTCCGCGAACGCAACATCCGATGATTTGTCAAACTAGACAACACATGACCTCCTTTATCATGCCCTAGACCTATTCGATAGGTGGTTAACAAGATGAGTAGGATTTCACAAGTGTTCTTTGATGGCTCATTGtagcagaggaggaagatgatgatgacttaGGAGTGATGCCTTGATGATGAGCATGGAGAAAGAAGGCATAAGTTCTCAACTAGTTTCTAGGTGCATACTTCATAATAGGGAACATGTACATGCCAAAATCACGAGAGATTATTTCATGAACAATTCAATGTATCGAGCGAACTTGTTGAGATAAGCAAACTCACGTGAAACTACAGGAAGACCTTACGAAGCACCACTGGTAATGTCTTGGGCAATAATTATTTCATGAATCATGATGTTTATTTAGTATATTTGTTTCATTTAGATCATATATTGTGTTTACATTTCATTTTAGACATTTTAAAAACAATGTGTTTGAAATGCTGCTGAGATATTTGCATCATTAACGTCAATGTTTGAACCAATATGTAGTGCCAAATTAGATCACATGGTTTGAAAAAGAACAGTaagaaaggcaaaggaaaatttaGCCAATATTTTTGAGGATGTGTTAGATGGCACTCTACCAATACCTACGAAATATTTGAATGAAGTTTTGGGAATGGGTTTTTAAGCAGTAATGTCTCGAGATGGATTAGAGTTGCCCTGATGATGCTAGATGCCTATCTTTAGTTGTTGGTAGAGTAATGCTATGGCAACCATAGGTCATTTTTGTTTTTAGTTGGTGGCTTCAAAGGCTTCCTAGGATATTCTAGTGGAGATGTAGCTATTGAACCCCCAAAGTTCATCATCGCCACTAGGCAACGTCGAGGTCTTGAAGTTTGCATAGATCCATCTTCCGCTTTTTTGGTGCCTTAGGTTGATTTGATCTTGATGAGTTCGAAACTACATTTTATAAAATTGGAATAGCAAAAGCATTTAGAATATTAAGACTTATGATAGATCTGCACATGGGCTTACTTTGGATGGAAAAATGCTCCAAGACAACGGAATAAAACTCAGGGGTTTCCTTTGCTTGCACAACTCAACACTATTCACATTTGAATATGTCTTCTTTACCGAAAGGGTGGTATTACTGGATACTTACGTGAGAGCTCAGAACGATTGACCACATACTTTCTACTCTGCACATTTTCATCCCACAACAAGCATATGAATGTATTAAGAAATAGTGAGATCCCAGtgattgccatgcatggcaaccaAATATACGTTCTTTTCTCCGTAGTTCCCTTTTGTTTTAAGCGATTTTTTCTATCCTTATCCACTCTTGGGAATTTAATCATGGATCGTTTTGGAAGGGGTGAATACCCAATCTTAATTTAGTCTCGTATAAGAATTGTATGCAAGTTAGTTGTGTTGTCTTTGCCGGTCAGAAAGTCATCACTGGATTCAACAAGTTGATatcatatttttttttctttcttgcattTTGTTATGGAGAGTGATCtacgccggcgcgccggcccaaactttcggcaggccgcgcgcgggccgcatGATCCACCAACCCCGCGCGTCCGTACCATTGGATCCGCATACACCATTTTTcccctatgcagcaaaattttgATGCGATGCaataattttttcaacggttgcaacaaaaaataaaatttgtagCAACAAAAAATCTACGTaatcgtagcaaaaaaaaaaacgaagctgatggtacgcggtagcaaaagtcaaacgccggttgtaacaaatatttacgtgacgtgtatgcaacttttttagtgaacggttgcagcaaaacttgatgtcggttgtagcaaaaattaacatagttgtaacaaaaagtaaaaacatcgattgtaatgaaaaatccgacgaactagagttgcaaccaaacgtatatgcaacttttATACTGGGACAAAATGTAGTAAAAAAATGCTTGCAGCAAaaatgacgctggttgcaacaaatttagacgaaaaatgttgcatccattgaccAGCGAAGCGTGCGGGTGGGAAAAATATTGCATGGGCCCGCGCGCGAGGGACGACCGGCGCGTCGTTTGAAAACGATTCCCTTTTGTTATACAATTGAAAAAACAACGGGAACAAGGGGGAAGACGCCCATGTCTTATTTTTGTAGGGGAGGTATCCGCGGACCAGGAAAGTAGTTACAACATAACCTTAGAGAGATATGTTTGTATCAAAGACGTTAATAACACTTTAAAATTTTCGGCAGCAATATCCAAGCGGGCATGCATGAAACTAAATTATTAACGTATTTGAAAACAATTCAGTGGAGTAGTTTATAATCATTATTGATAATAGTAAATGTCCTATAAAAATTAGGAAAACTCTTACCACCTATTGGTCGATCCGTGCGATCGTTCCGCCTCCTCCATATCCGTTCGTTCGCAACTTGATCACACGGTCGAGAGCATTCCCGCGTCCGCTGGCTTCGTGTCCGTTTCTTGCAACTCAGCTTTTGTTTCACGGCCCGTTCTGCAACTGCAGATCCAATGCTGGGTGTCCGTCGCGTGCGGCACGTGACGCGTGTCGCATGTAGACCCACTGCACCGCACGTCCTTCTCCCCTTACCTTATCTCTTCTCCAATCGGTGTTTCTTCCCCAACTCCTGCAGCACTGCCCCGCCTCGTCCTAGCAACTCCGGTAGCAATGCCGTTCACGTCGTGGGCTTTTACCATCCGACACAAACGCTCTCCTCGGCCGTGGCTGGCCATGGCCACCACCATCTCAAACTCCCGCAAAGCCACTGCTCACTCAAGCCAGCCGGCCGCCGCTACGCGCCCGTGCTCGCCATCGGCCCATGCGCAGCAGTCGTCGCTTCGCTGGTTAGGTACAGCGAGGCATGGCTCATGGTGTGCTTCTGGAACAGCGGCGACGGCAGCGCATGTCCATGGGCGACCTTGGAGGTTGTATGCAAGCAGCAACTAGTGGCTACAACCGCAAGCGCCATGAAGGTAGCATGCGGGCTCATCCGCCGACGAGGCCGGTGATGCAATTATTTTATAACAAAACGTttgtttctgcaactcgaccattgtttcaggaattaatggaTCAGGAAAGTGACCGATGTTGCAAAGTTATTTTGCAACAAAACATTTGTTTCTGCAACTCGACTGTTGTTTTAGGAATTAATGGGTCGGGGGAGGTGACCGATGTTGCAAAGTTATTTTGcaacaaaatgtttgtttctgcaGCTCGATCGTTGTCTCGGGAATTAATGGGTTGAGGTAGGTGACCGAGTCGCGCGCGTACATCGAACGACCGTTGAGGTGGCGGATGTTTTATACGGATCAGCTGATGGACGTGCAGCAGTCCCCTAAAAATTAAGCTCAACACATAATTTTATTGATGATTCGATGTGTAATAAAGGTATCAGATGGAGGTCGaacacatgtagaaaacaacaacgacaacacaagCAGAAGGCAGCAACAGTACACGCCCAGTCGGCTAGCTATCCATAGCCAGGTCTGATGATGCTCAAAGATAACTTAGTGAAGCctgcaaacacacacacaaaagcTCAACTATTAGTCTCACATTTACTTACTTATTAACGATTAAACGGCTAATAAGTTGAATATAAATTCTTTAAAGTAAATTAGGTGTAAGATGTACTTGTTGCAGTCGACGCTGGTGCTGATGGGGAAGGAGACGGACACGCCGCACTTGCCGGGGATGCTGGCAGCGTTACCCATGCTGATGCCATTGAAGTTCCCCGCCAGGTTCTTCAGGCAGCGGCACGCCGCCTGCCGGTCGGCCGCGGTGGACGCCTCGCCGTTCAGGGTCTTCACCCCGCCGCAGCACCCCGCAGACGGTGCCGTCGCTTGCCCCGTCGCGTACGACATGCACGGCGCGATGGCGGACGTCACGTCGCCGCAGGTCACGGCCCCAGACGCCATCTCTGCCACCGACAGTGCCGCAAGCAGGGCGAACACGGCGAGCAGTGCCACGCGTGCCATCGAGGATCTAGTGCTTCGGCTTGCTTGCTAGCAACTTTGGAACTAGGAAGGAGCTGAGAGCTTAAGAAAGGTAGCTTGAATAACTTGTGTGGTGGTGATGGAAATCCATGGCCATGGAGCAGGGGTATAAATAGCAAGCGGGCGAGAGAGATGGCAAGAATAAGATAGGTGTTCTTGTAAGTTGTAACATTGCACTGCAGGGTGGCGGACGGTAGTGAGTGCATGCATCGTACTCCCTCTGTGTCGGatacacctatgggaacctccgCGGACCCCTTGACCGTTCGGCGGGAAGAGGGGTGGCGTCAAGAACAGAGCTAGCGATCAGCATCGAAAACGTTTTTTTATCCAAGTTCGAGTCGCTTAGTGCGTAAAATTCTACTTCTGCTTTGTATGTTGTATTAGGCGTTCGCCGTAGGATTACTTGCTACAGTGATTTCCTACTGGGCAATGTCCGAAGTGTCTAACCCCTTAGAACCGAGCcttggcctccttttatagaaaaATGGATCACCAACAGTGCTCAACAGTGGATTCACGAGCTATACAGTGAACAGGGTTCATTGTTATCCATCTATCGAGGTGTGAGGGTCAGTAAATGCTTCGTCAGTCTCCTGACCTGCATCAGGATGGTATCGACACCtacccaggtgtttcgacacttgGGTGTTGTGCTGACGCATGAGGGATGCACTGGCGCTGTGGTAGTCGGTGGCATTGTAGAAGGAGGGAACACCTGGCAGGCGAAGGGGGCTTGCCGGGCTGGTGCCCTCGCGAGTGGCCTAGTCTGCCTTCCCGACAAGGAAAGATTGCCGGGGCCTTGtctatcttcccgacaaggaggactTGGGCCTTGGATGCCTTCCCGgtaaaaaaggcttgccggggccttgtagcttagacttgttcctcacacccttggaggggtgtggcccTGGTGAGCTTGGGGATTAATCTTGCTGCCAGACTTCGTCGTGCCTTGCCGTCAAAGGGGTTGCTGGCGCCCGTGCATAAATCTGGGGCACAGGAGACTTCAATCTTCAGTGCACCGACactctatttctaaatataagtatttttaaagattttactgaAATACAACATatagatgtatatagatatattttagaatataaatttatttattttgatccgtatatagttcactaataaaatctctaaaagacttatatttatgaaTGGAGCGAGTAGTACGTAGCTAGTGAGGCATGCATATGATGCAAAAGCTTCTGCATGCAAATAATTTCGATGTGATTTTCTTCCAATCGAACCTGTGTGCGAGCTAGCACAGTGTGGTGTGCAGATCTGGAAGAAGGGTGGGCCACTGGTAAGTAGGTGGACCGTCGTTATCaaccacaaacacaaaaaagggACGGACATTAACATGATCTGGAGTAATTATGTGTACGATCGATCTATCCATCTACCATGACATGCATGCATTGAGAAAAAGCAAAGCTAGGATCTATGACCAGTGAAGTGGGTATTAATTTCCACCGGCAAATGTACTGATCAGGCGGTGCAGAGTGATCAATGGCAGCAACATGCGGTGCTTTATTTCTTAACCCCAACCAAGTGGAGTGTATATCAAGCATACTCCTACGACAGAATATCATACACATTTTTCGTGGAAACCATTttcaaacattttaaaaatatataaaaattatatgGGATGTAAGGGGGTGATGTTCTATTGCTATGCGGAATTCCAAGTTGCAAAACATTACTGGATGCGAGCTATGAAGAAACAAATTTAACAGTAAATAGTGACGTTACAGTTCGGCACTATTTAATGTTGATTTTGTTATCTTATACTCCTGCATCCAGTAATATGTTTGAACTTGAAATTTCACATCCAGTAATATGTTTGAACTTGAAATTCCACATGTTAGTAGAACATCATCCTCTTGCATCTTGTATTTTCATGAAAACTGCAAAACATCGTTTCCGCATTGTTTTTGTCGGTTTCCACCGGGTGTTAGTTTTCATGGGAGAATATCACATGAAAACCAACATTCAAAGAGAAG
This window encodes:
- the LOC123430897 gene encoding non-specific lipid-transfer protein 3-like, with the translated sequence MARVALLAVFALLAALSVAEMASGAVTCGDVTSAIAPCMSYATGQATAPSAGCCGGVKTLNGEASTAADRQAACRCLKNLAGNFNGISMGNAASIPGKCGVSVSFPISTSVDCNKLH